A single region of the Fibrobacter sp. genome encodes:
- a CDS encoding membrane lipoprotein lipid attachment site-containing protein, with translation MKKIFFLLIAVFFLSACTYHYGLKENWIDDDDIQFVLQHPEVKEWMKEFGEPVITEYHQDTVEFIYNYKPHLYKVEKNGYMQKVSNKDRVDLWSDRNELLSLKIVNNVVVGIKIRQEFVPVTKNENATQGPSIWLIILGILLTAGIVTFVAVD, from the coding sequence ATGAAAAAAATATTCTTTCTCCTGATTGCAGTGTTTTTCCTCAGTGCTTGTACGTACCACTACGGTCTCAAGGAAAACTGGATTGACGATGACGACATCCAATTTGTTCTGCAACACCCTGAAGTCAAGGAATGGATGAAGGAATTCGGTGAACCGGTCATTACCGAGTACCACCAAGATACAGTTGAGTTCATATACAACTATAAACCACACCTCTACAAGGTAGAGAAAAATGGATACATGCAAAAGGTCTCCAACAAAGATCGCGTAGACCTTTGGAGTGATCGAAACGAACTTCTTTCCCTGAAGATCGTCAACAATGTGGTGGTGGGAATCAAGATACGTCAAGAATTTGTCCCTGTAACAAAGAATGAAAATGCCACGCAAGGTCCAAGCATTTGGCTAATCATCCTCGGGATCCTCTTAACCGCAGGCATAGTCACTTTTGTTGCCGTTGATTAG